AAATATTTTCCTCCAGTCCCACGTTTACAGGTTTTCCCTTTTGGGGGGAGGTGCCCGCACATTAGCGCGAATGCAGGCGTTTTCCGCCGAACGCAGCAGACCTCCTGCAGCAGCACGATACGATGAATGAGCTCATTAAATGATTTCATTGTGTGAGGCTTGAAAGAGCAATGAATATAAATTCTCATGTCCTGTGAGGCCTCTGATAGCTTTCGTGATCAATATCAGCGACTCCGCGCTAAGagctggatgttttttttttaaactcctcaTCGTCCATCCACACTCATTCgaatatgtttaatatttcaCTGCGGGTTAATGGGCCATACTGAGCTTTGCTCGTTTCCAGGTCCTCAAACAGAGAATATCATTATGTTGGTGCACTGTTTACATTTCTTGTGCAGGACAGGAAGTCAGGTGAGGgaaactgtatttaaaaaaaaccaaaaaccaaaaataaacatacaaaACTAATGGAAACTGTTgcattgttttatttaacattactTTTTAGACCACAACCTGAGAACTTTTCCGTCTTTTTCATACTCACAATAAATTCTGATGCAATGATCCCGTCCACGATGGCACAGAAGAAGGACGCGATAACTCCAatgctgatgaagatgatggctGCCATCAGCTTGGAGAGAACACGTGCAATGAGAGGGAAATTTATTGTTTAATAACATCCAAAAGTTACAtagcattcatccatccattttctgaaccgtttgttcctcacaagggtagctgggggtgctggagcctatctcagctggctatgggtagCAGAATTACATAGCaacaaaagctaaattacttcaaGTTCATGTTTGGTCAGACAAACATATTACACACACAGATAGTAGGTACATAAAGACAGTAGGGCGATAAAGGAAACATTTGGCGAATGTTAAGATTCATGTTCTCAAAGAGTGACAACACACGCGCACGTGCACACACAATTTGTTCAGAAGCCCCAGCTGCCCCGTCACAGATGGCCCATCATAAACTTTGTAATAACATTTACTGTATATCTCAATATCATTTACTGTCAATGTTCAATCAGTCCACCAGGTCAGTGCCTGCTCTACATTTGACAAGTGGCTTTCAAATACTCCGTGGAATCATTTGCAGGTATATGAAATGAACTGTGATATATATACATCTTCTTATTCTGTTTTATAATTTACTGTACTTCCAACTACTACTATTCATTTTCTGAAAGGTTCTAAATCTACATACACAAGTCAAGTCATATTTGATTCAGTTGTTcagttgtgtgtgtttatgtaccGGTATACACGATTAAGTCATCCGAGCTGTATTAACTGCTGTCCTTATGTATTTTAAACTAAGCCTTTTCAATGTATTATTTAATATGTtatatcgtcaccctcttaCAATAATGACCTATGTCATGTTTTgacataaaattatttttgcctgaACTTCTCAGGCTGCTGTCCACCTGTGCTACATCCTGAGTTAATGAGGTCTTTCAATTCTACcagtgaaatgaaaatattaagtCTAATATAATCAGTATTTGGTTAATTtttctgaaggaaaaaaaaaaaaagattttgaccattattttaggaaggtgacctttttattattatactatacCGCTTATTGTCAAGTGGAAAGatctcaataaaaaaataaaaaaataaaaataaaataataataataataataataataataataataataataataataataataataataataataataataataataatggagcaGATTTATATGCCGCTTTCTCATTTGCTTTCGCACACTCAAATAAATTATTCTGAAGTCAGTTTGTCATTTGCAGTTTGCATGTTTCCAATAGTCAGTATCACATTTCATAGCTATAGTGGAAAAAAacgagtggcagaaaaaaaaagaaaaaaaaaaaagataaagttaCTATAATTCATTAGTGGCATTCTAATAACAAATCTTTATTGCACTTTTTTACCATCCCTAATGTGAATGTTACAGCAGCTCTGTATGGCTTTTTaagagtatttttatttatttttttacatttgtcttAGACTGCAAAAATAAAGCAAACGTTTGACTTTCAGTAGCTAATTTTGTGTATgttttaatcattatttttacATCTGTCTTCAGCAGACATTGTGAGTTTTCTCTCTTAAAACCCGTATGCTGTATTATGACCTCGTTTtgagctttttgatggttctgaccaagtcatttcaaaataagatactgcctacgggctacACGGAAGGGTATCAACAATTTTGTCCACAGGTGAACAAGTGGTAAACTTCATCATCATATTAGGACGGATTCTGTAACTAAAGCTTAAAACGAACCGCCCGTTATGTCATATGATTGCagctctgagaaaaaaaaataacacaagtgGATGACTGTTGATTGATTGAAAGCACATAATAAAACATGGAAGGAACATAGAGCCCCGCTGAAAAAGAATAACAATTTTCTCGGTGGGTTTTTATCTGCCCCCAGCCCAGACTCTCCACTTCATTAGCTGTTTAAATGCCTCGACTTTTATGGCCTCCAAGCGGGAGATGAGGCCAGCAGCTCAGACAATACAGCCTGACAAATGCATGACTTCACATTAGCTTAGCGCCAGCTGTCAGGACATAAAACACGCACTCCAAACACCGCCTCTCATCAGCCCTCATGTGCATAAATGAGCGATGCAAAGCAGAATGGAGAAAGAAGTAACAAGTGCAACTTAAGCTGCCTTGAGAAAATGATGTCTTGCAACTAAAGTCACTACAAGGTCTTTTTGCAGTGCTCACTGGTCCAGTGACAGAGCACCACAGCACACTGGTAATAAGAAGCCAACATCCCATTGCCTGTTGGTTAAAATACGATAATGCTCTTCATGCAGCAAGGTGACCGGAAAGGCTTTTGTCTGTGAAATATAGTGGCCATGTCCACAAGAGCCTTTTAGAGGTGAGAACAGAACACCAGTTTGGTGAAGCGTTCAGTCATAAAGTAAAAGTCGCTGTGTCGAAAAGGAGCCAGCGGCATGAGTTAAAATGGAGGCACAtgcagttttccctctacgttGATGAACTGAGTACATTTTAGTCAGTGTATTCTTTCATGTTGTATACCTCCAGTAATTTGGCTTATCATGGTTAAAAAGGGTAAACATTCAGAGgccatacagtacagtatatcatgACTCACAACTTTTGCTGTGTCTGATATAATCTTAATATAAGTGTGATTGGAAACTATAGGAGAAATTGataaatactgaaaaaaaatgttaaccctGCGGACGTGGTGACTCAAATAATGGCCAACTGGCAGTTAAgttaacatttcttgacaataatatgttatatgtgacctcactagtcactaaacataacattctgattaatattatatttgtggaataagagttatgaagcaaaatcaagccatttttatccatctcagggtgcggccattttgccacttgacgtTGATTGGAGATGACATGaacgttgctcagggctcaggcaatggccaatcacagctcacctgttttctgaagctgagctgtgattggcttttacctgagacctgagcaacattgatgtcatctttagtcgacagcaaatggcaatatggccgccatctagagatagataaaaataaatattttttgctgcttaattgatGTTAGActcacacaatattaaccagaaaacCATATTTAGGctagtgggggtgcatagaacatatcgagaaaaaaaaagaaaaaaaaaaagaaaaaaaatcgggttgacttccccttttaaacAAACACCGAATCAGAATTTTCCCATTTGACTCAGAACGCGTCATAacatattgtcatttttttactggtctttttttttttttttttttactggttcTCACTATGTCTGCCATATGTACGTGCACATTCGTGAAAGTTATTCAAGCAGACGCCTGAAAGTAGTTGAGTAATATTTGGTCGGCTACCACTGTTAGCCGGCTAACAATTGCTGGCAACAAACAAAAAGGAGTTTGCAAACTTGGATTCCTGGACTTGGACCTGAGAGGCGAACTAGCTTAGCACTAGCTAGGGTTAGGCTAGTAGCCAGTTAAATGGATTTAAGATTGGACTGAAGAGAAAAGCCTAATTTGTTCGGCCATTGGAGTTAACGAATTTTGACTCCTTACCTGTGAGACGAACTAGCTTAGCGCAAGCTAGGATGAGGCTGGTAGCCACGTAATTGATTGAAATGGGACCAAAGAGAAAAAGCAGAATTTGTTCTGCTGTTGGATAAGTAGAATATGTGATTAAtcctgattaatcgtgattaattaattacggAAATTGTGCCATTAATTAAGTGTttcacagcactaataataacatttaaatcaattttaaaacTAACCTTGGAGCCAATTCAAAAACGGGTGATATGATGGACAATTTTGGTTTTGTCCCCCCATTTTCTATCCCGTTTGCCTTTATTAGGGGCACTAAAGAATTCCTTACAAAATGTATActgttttatgaaataaaacatgcCATATTTGCCAATCtgccgttttttctttttttttctttttttctttttttattttattttttattttttttacttcaacaaCACCCCAATAGacaaatgtacatttaaaaaggctttcatcattttcaaacttttgcTCAACTTTTTGGATCAAACACTCGACACCGACAAGCAGATCCGACCTGCCACAGGACACCGTCAAGTCCACATAAAAAATTCACTACAGACACACTCGCCTTCACCAGTAGACAGCAGAGGGAATGtctgataaataaatatttctactttcagttttgttttgtttttaaaccataAATAATGTTGAATTTTTTAAGAGAAGGCACATGGAATAACTGTCATTTCAGGGAGATTatcatgaaaaagtaaaaactgCAAATCCTTGAGACCAGAAGCTTAAAAAGGTACACATTTCATGTCATAAATTGGCAACACGATCACATTTGTGTACCTCCTATTACACATCCAGGCACTTTGTGGCTGTCTCAAAGAAACGAGGCCACTCAACAAACAACCAATGCAAATTGAATTTCTGTTTTTGCCACCGAAATACAGAGCCAATCAGAATCTCTTTGACTGACCACAAATGCAGTCATGAACAATGACCAGCGCCCAAGAGAGCAAGGACGCATTACAGAGTAATCACATTTTTGCGCATGTCAACAATTTCCTGTAAAGCACACAGGTAATGACAGGAACAGAAGCTTTTCCAGTATATATGGCACAATTGGCACATGTAtccttttcatttttggcaTAGGCCTACTGTTTGGTTAAAATGTCCTAATGAAGACCAACACGGATTATAAATGTATAACAAGAATGATAACACTTACCATAGGCCTGCGGTTTTCTACCAGGTGTATGCCAACGATGCCCAGAAACGCCCCAAAACTCAACTGGATGGTAACAGAAAGCAATTTTTGCTCATTGGACAAACTCAGCAAGGACTGTAAGTACGAGTATGGAAGTGCTTGCCACTCACGGTGATCCCGGGGTAATATCCAGCCACCGGAACATTGTCAGTGCGAGTGGCAGAGATCAAACCCACGGTCAGCACCACCAGAGACAGAATCAGTAGAGCCACAGTCACCCACAGGGCTGTTTTCTTCCTCCGCACATACGCAACTGTGGACAGGAAATACTCTTGAACAGGGGCATGGCAATGTGGAGAAAAGTGGGAGACAATCAATCACGCTTTCATCCACACTTAAGAacaattttgagtcttcaatGGATATAATATGcgtatttttggaatgtgtgaggaaGCTATAGTGAAAACGcgagaaaacatgcaaactccaatgAAGGCCAGAGTTTGGATTTGAAACCTCAGCTATTCTTCATTCTTCTATTATCCTTTTGAAGTTGCTTTTTGTGAGATAAAAACAGAGAGCAACAAAGtcataaaatcacatttaaaatacaagCCGAAATAATGGACCCAAGATTTGCAGCTAAATcttgatgtgtttttttgttgttgttgttgttgttgcaagtTTTACCCTCAAGGCTGCTTCCTAATTTATTTAACTGCGTCGTTCTCCCATTTTGGTCATTTCAACACTGTGGCACCCTATAATAACTTCctgtaaatgtaataaaatttgcacttaacgctaacaaaaatgtaataaaacccaCAAACGTAATAATTTTACcaataatgtacaaaaaaatcatcactaacattttaataacttttttttttttttaaaccgaaaaTGTAATCAGGTGGGTGGAGCTAACTTCGTTAACTCTCTACAGAGTTGGTTTAacactaaataaatcaactctGTCAAATAATTCCAACACGTACCTCCATTTTAATCAGACTGTATTAAAACTACACTTTGGGGGTTGAAATCAActtgaaaaaatgtaaaaccAAAATTAAGACTCCGATTTTTGCTATGAATGTATATAACATGCAGTCTTAGATAATCTAAACACAAAATGGACTGAAAAAATTGGACTGAAAATGAACATTATCTGTCATGGATTTTTGGATAATTGGTGAAAttatatttttggttttattacatttttttccacgaAATTTAGTACCAAATTTATTACATTTCCAAGAATTTATTACATTAAAGGGTGctacaaacatttttgctttcaaCGAAACTCCTAATAAATATGATTTCTGTCTTCAGAAGAGCTTTGTGCGCTATCAAAACACATTCCCACTCAAGTAAAATTAATTCACACAACAAATATCATAAGGTACCTTCTGGATCCAGGATGTCTGCGTCTGATGGCTGAGTGGTCTGACGAGATTCTGGCTGTTGCATTTTGACTCAGACAAGATGAATGAATAAAGGAGGGAAAATATGATCTCAACAAGCTCGCTTGTAGTTtttaggcagtttttttttttttgtccctgttGATTCACCACAGCTACTGCATCCTCCGAAGTGCGCGCTCACAAACGACACATGATACACATTCAAACATGTTGGCCCCCGAAAGAAGCGTTCACTATAGCTGAACCTGAGCCCAGACGTCTCAACTTTGTcgcggggagggggagggggagagagagagagagagagagagagagagagagagagagagagagagagagagagagagagagagagagagagagagagagagagagagaggcaggcCAATCAGCATCCACAGTTCCATCTCAGTGTTCCCTTCTTTCTTCATGCATCTTACATGAGCTTGACTCAGCAGACTGGTTTTATGTGACTGGTCATGATGCTGTGTAGGGTTGAAGAAGACGTTTGAGCTTACAGCGCCCTCCGACGGTCAATCAATCCAAAAACGCAAACAACGTGTTGTCAGAGGCAACTGTCTCCTTTAATTAAAATCTGCATTTACATTACAGAGCTGATATACAATTTTGTTCAGCCTGAAACTGATGCATTTAATAACATACTCAAGCGTACACAAAGGAATAAGGGGGGGGGGatacaatgaaaaataatagcctGGATTTACATAATTTGTTTCAACAGACTTAAGGAcgcccaaattattattattattattattatgatgatgatgattaaaaatactgcaaatacatttttcttGCATACTTGCTTATtcgctgattttttttgcttcaaaacATACGGTTCTAACTTCAGTcgtttcaaaataacaaaatataagaaaaaaaaatagaattatgATTGGATTTAAAGAATACGTTTTAACGGACAGGGTTGcttcaaaaaatattattttattattaaaaaatatattgtacagtgttcaccactagatggcactaaatactACACACCATCCCTTTCACAAATCTCTTAACATAAAATTGAATAGTTACATTCTTTAATCGTCGGTTTTCTGATTTTCTGATTTCAAAATCtttgacagtgtcaatcaaaactgtgGATTGTTACCTTTCCTCATCGGACATTTTAGCTCTTTTACTGTATATCTTTACGGTGCAAAACTGCAAGTGATGTTTGCTCGTcgctgtatttataaaaataggcacgaattaaaaaaaaaatgcatgagcaCATCAGACTAAAAATCTTACCAGATtaagacaaaaagaaacaacaactCAAACTGTATCTCTTCATTatcaaaaaacatgtaaaattttgtaaaatgtacaaaagaGCTGATCCAGGgctgcaaaaataaaatcaaacatgCGTCTTGAATTTTTGCATGAAAAAGTACCAGACATGTGGAAGTGTGAGCATTCCATTCCCTCATGAAACAGAGCAGGTCGAGGAGCGTGCCGGTTGTTCCAGGATGGATTCGCGTCGCAGGTCATTGGGTAAAGTCCCGACGGGGCCCCACACGGTCAGCTCCCCGTAGATTCCCGTCTCGATCATCTCCTCCTGCCACGGGATGCACACGTTCCCGGATGCAAACTCGACAAAAAAGTCGGTGTCTTCGTCTTCCAGTTGGACGCCTTTAACTGTGGAAAAGGCCCCGACGTCGTCAATGTTCTTGGCGTAAACTGTCTTGGAGTCAGGCACAAAAGGGGGCAGAAGAATCCCTGAGGAGAATTTGTTGAGCAGGTCAAAGTTTAGCTCATGTTTGACTTGGACAAGCAACATGTTTGTTTACAACTCGTGTCTTTACATACCCGCGTTGAGCTTTCTCCAGTTAATGTCAGCAAAGAAAGGGTGCGCCCTGATCTGGTCACATGACCCGTTCTTGAAGCCGAGCCTTTTGTCCACCTCTTTGAGGAGCAGACCCTCGCAGATGGATTTGGCCTTCTCACTGAACTTCTCCGGGTAGATCACGGGATCGTTCAAAATACGCTTCTTCACCACCTTGTTTTCCACCTGGGAGGAGCACGTTTGGCACCTTCACATTAATCGATTTCGAAGAACAACAACACATTgattatagaaataaaatgtagCATGGACAAAGGAACAATTTGTATATATCCACAGATATACAGTCCACTCCAaactccaaaagtattggaataaCAATGTTAATTCCTTTGTTGTATAGTGACAACATTtgggtttcagatcaaaagatgattttcgtttttctttttaactttattaTAGTTTCAAAAGATGAATATCAGACAGCTTTTCCGCAGGTCATTAAATGGATTTTGCTAAAATTAACGCCTTATATGGCATTAAAAAGTAATAAATGCAATGTTCAGAGAcattaaaaatctaaaattaatTGATGTTGATGTTACAGTTGATGCTTTAACTTACATTGTGCAagggagtcactataacacaatttaccaACAAAaaatgggatttaaaaaaatatttgcatatttgtggggacttATGACAAGAGTCATTGAAttgcttcatgttccaaataACAATTGCTCTgagtatgaaaagaaaaatgaactgttcactgtcaccaatgtccaacatgaaacactaatcccACCTAGTGGCAAACAAAATCATCACAAATGTATGGCTCAATGTTTTGCACTCATTTTAACTGTTTATAATATCGTTTAAACTTCAAATAACTATGAATTACTCAaaaattattgtatcaatggttacaaattaaacatttgtttttggaaaccatatttgtccacttacatgttaattaacaagagtaggaaaaattgaaaaaaaatattttattgtacatttaaaacagatgattaattataattaaaatttataatcaattgacagccctaatatataaacCATTCatcataaacaaaataataacccaaaacacacattcaacacaacaaaaatggggggggctTGACGAATGTAACAGTCTGGTGAAGTCAGTGGATGCAGAACTGATGCAGTTTTTGTAAGTAAAGCTTactaaaacactaaaaaaaaacaaaggaagtGACCTTGTCgctccaatacttttggaggggactgCAGACAGTATTTATTCTCTATGACTCTATTTTTAAATGCCAGGACAAACATGCTTTTCTGAACCTTTTCTCCTCTGCTCCTGAACGGCCCTTTCGCAGCCAGAAATTCAAATAGCGTGACACCCAGCGCAAAGTAATCCACAGAGTAGTCATATTCTTCTCCTTTCAGCAGCTCGGGTGCCATGAAGCCTGCAGGCGGAGGAACATTGACACCAAACAATTAAGACAGAAAGTTCAGACTGACAGATAACGCTTGGCGAGTTGATGATCATCAAGTCCACCTGGAGTGCCAGCATAACCTTTGATTTTCAACTGATCGTCAGCCAGCTCCACAGCCAGACCCAGGTCCGAGATGCGGACATTACCTACAAGGACAAATATACGTCAGTATGGACCAGGTGCATCATCTCGCCAAACGACAGTGACAATTGTACAGTAGAGTCAGCGTGTGGAATCTGCATCTGACCTTGATTGTCCAGCAGCACATTTTCGGGTTTGAGGTCTCTGTAGATGATCCTCTTCTGGTGGAGATGTTCCATGCCCTGGATGATCTGCGCGGCATAGTAGCAAGCCCGCGGCTCGGCAAAACCTGGATTGTTCTCGTCCACGTTATATATGTGATACCTGATAGAGAAACGTGGGAAGCGTCGGGAAATGTTGGATTGTTTCAACTTTAGGTTATAAACATGCATAGGAAACAAAACCAGAAGCCAAACCAAACGCCATTCTGtccaatttttttccttttagaaaaattgaataatgccactttaattttttttgtgtatatacatatacacatatatatatatatatatatatatatatatatatatatatatatatatatatatatatatatatatatatatatatatatatattagtgctgtcaaagttaaagcattaactaattaattaatcacaaaaaaatatcgcgttattcattgtattaccacagattaatcacactattcattttgaccgcagatgatcctttttagccaacattaaaggtagctgttggagtttgagcaataaacataactacatgcattaaagtaaagcatttaataaatgtttacatacgcCATAGGTCATGTTTTCCCCatcttaaattatgcaaataataaattgataagaaaaagcaggatgagcgtgtgcagcagtcaaaaatattgaaaaatggaaaaaaaaaaagctttggtaGCTTGGGCAACCCTGTTCAAAAATGGTCTGAAACAGAATGACTG
Above is a genomic segment from Festucalex cinctus isolate MCC-2025b chromosome 4, RoL_Fcin_1.0, whole genome shotgun sequence containing:
- the grk1a gene encoding rhodopsin kinase GRK1 — encoded protein: MCEKKDSQVQPASLEEPPCLVANSAYISARGSFDGTANPATNRDKKYHSRLKLPHITVCEGLRETLDLGFQTVCVEQPIGKRLFQEFLDSHSEYKGPCRLWKDIEDYNLAEDEDRVKKANKILLRYMEPGVKYFCPFLPENSITKVKDKHQEAGDDLFGETLDNVMDFLKEVPYTFFLESMYLKRFLQWKWLEVQPVGEDWFLDFRVLGKGGFGEVSACQMKATGKLYACKKLNKKRLKKRKGYEGAMVEKRILARVHSRFIVSLAYAFQSKTELCLVMTIMNGGDLRYHIYNVDENNPGFAEPRACYYAAQIIQGMEHLHQKRIIYRDLKPENVLLDNQGNVRISDLGLAVELADDQLKIKGYAGTPGFMAPELLKGEEYDYSVDYFALGVTLFEFLAAKGPFRSRGEKVENKVVKKRILNDPVIYPEKFSEKAKSICEGLLLKEVDKRLGFKNGSCDQIRAHPFFADINWRKLNAGILLPPFVPDSKTVYAKNIDDVGAFSTVKGVQLEDEDTDFFVEFASGNVCIPWQEEMIETGIYGELTVWGPVGTLPNDLRRESILEQPARSSTCSVS